The nucleotide window TTATAAGCTCTGTTTTACACTAACTCGTAACTTTCCTAACTACCACTAGGACAAGTTGTTATAACTAACTACTTGAAAAGACTAATATGCCCCTTTTATTCCTTCACTCTTGTAACTACTTTAACAGCTTCTTTGTATCACAATACTCCCCTTCAAGCTAGGTGGTGAAAAAATCTTGAGAACTCCTAGCTTGGATAGTAGGTGCTCATGTTGCAATCTAGATAACCGCTTTGTTAACACATTAGCTGGTTGTTCTTTAGTTGATAGATACTGTACCTTAATTTGACCCTTTTGTAGTTTTTcctttatgaaatgacaatcgATTTCATTATGTTTTGTCCTCTCAAGATATACTGGATTTGCAACAATCTAAATGGCAGCTTTGCTATCACTACATATCTGTACTGGTAACTGAACCTCAACTCCTACTTCTTTCAACATCCCAAGTAGCCACACTAATTCTAACACAGTGGAGGCAAGACTTCTATATTCAGCTTCAGCTGAGCTTCTTGAGTCTGTTGTTTGCTTCTTTTCCTTCCATGATACTAATGACTGACCAATCTTGATCATGTACCCTGTCACAAATTTTCTGGTCAGTAAACAGGAtgcccaatctgcatcacaaaaagCAGTAACCAGCCCATTTGATTCACTTGATAATAACAGTCATTGACCAGGTTGTCTTTTTAGGTATCTGACAACCCTTAAGGCAGCCATCAAGATGAGACTTCTTTGGTTGTTGTAAGAACTGTCTTAGTGTCTGAGTGATGAATGATATGTCTGGCCATGTCATATTCAGATACAACAATTTCTCTATCAATCTTTGATACATTGTCTGATCAACTAGTGGATCATTTGATTCATCCTGAGTTTTGTTTACATTCTCATCATATAGTTTAGATGTTAGTTTGACATTGATGTCAATAGGAGTTCCTGCAGGTTTGGCTGCACTCATGCCAACTTCAGTTATAAGCTCAAGAGCATACTTCCTTTGATGCATTAGTGTACCAGTTGTTGATCTAGTGAACTCAATGCCTAGAAAGTACTTCAATTCCCCCAAGTCCTTCATTTTGAAAGCTTGCTGCAATGCTTTCTTTGTATATTCTATTAACTTCAGGAAGCTACCAGTTATTagcatgtcatccacatatactAATACTATAATTATCATTGCTCCTGATCTATTGATAAACAATGAATAATCATGTTGACTTTGTTTGAAGTTGAGTTTAAGAAGAGCTTCAATCAATATTTGATTCCATTGCCTTGGAGCCTACTTgagaccatagagtgactttGTTAGTCTGCATACTTTCTCCCTTTGACTGACAAAGCCCTGAGGTAGTTGCATATAAATCTCATCATCTAGATCACCATAGAAGGCATTGAATACATCCATCTGATGTATATGTCATTGCCTAGAAGCTGCAAGAGACACTATTGTCCTAACTGTCACTATCTTCACAACAGGTGAAAAAATGTCTTTGTAATCTATCCCCTCCTTCTGACTGTAGCCTTTAGCAACCAACCTTGCTTTGAATCTCTCAATCTCACCTGTAGATTTGTATTTAATCTTATAAATCCACCTGCAACCAATAACCTTATTTCATTTGGGCAGGTCTGAAATCACCCAAGTCTTATTATCCTCTAAGGCCTGAATTTCTATTGCCATAGCATCAATCCATCTTTTATCTTAAACAGCTTCCAAGTAAATATCAGGTTCCTTGATGCTTAAGCTAGCTGCAATATAACATTGATAGGAGGGAGATAGGTGAGCATAACGCATGTAATTACCTAAAAGATATTTTACATCATTGTTAACAGACAAGAAAACAAAATCCTTCATCCAGGTAGGGGTATGTTTATGTCTGGTGGATCTACTATTATGAAGTACTTCAGCCTCCTGAGGAATCTCAACTGACTTTATAACCTCAGTATTCACCATAGGTTCCTCTGATACAATAGACTCATCATTGATACAATACTGCTAGATATATCTGTCTTTGTCTATGTACCCAGAACTTCCTGAGAATTAGTCCTGGAAGGACCTCTAGGAATCATAGAGACAGTAGAATCAAGAACTGGAATCAACATATCTGAACCCTGCAGTGAATCCACAAACACCTTCTGATGTACTGATCCATTAACCTGGGCAAAAGAAAATATGTCCTCTCTAAACACTACATCTCTGCTAGTAAAGAAAGACTTGTTATTTAGATCAAGTAGTATATAACCCTTCTGTATTTCTGAGAACCCCATTAGAACTGCTAACTTAGATCTTGGCATCAACTTATCATACTCAGTAAGAACTTTTGAAAAACATAGACAACCTAGTGTTCTAAGATGATTCAGAGATGGTTTAGTACCATATAACCTTTCATAAGGAGTCTCAAAGTTAAGCACACTACTAGGCAGTTTATTGATAATATAGGTTGCAGCTAACACACAATGTCCCCAATATTGTAAATGGATGTTGGCTTCAAACCTTAGTGCTCTGGTGACTTCAAGTAAGTGTATGTGTTTCCTCTCAGCAACCCCATTTTGCTGAGGGGAATATGGACAAGATCTCTGATGAATGATTCCCATATCCTTAAACAACTTAGTACAAACTGAATTAAGGAACTGAACATTATCAGACCTGAATGCTTTGACTATTTTCCCAAACTAAGTCTTAACAAACTGTAAGAATACTTGTATAGAAACAGAATCTAAGGAAGTAAAACAACCAAGTCATTCTAGAGTAATCATCCACTATTGTAAGGAAATATTTGTTACCATCAACAATAGGTGTATTAAAAGGACCCCAAAGGTCAGCATGTACTAGTTCAAAACAACAACTACTTTTGATACTACTAGTAGGAAACACAAGTCTTGTTTGTTTAGCATAGGGACATACAAGACACTTTGAAACTGAACACAAACTCTGTTTATTCATATGAAATATTCTAGCTAGTACTGTTGATGATACATGACATAGCCTTCTATGCCATATTTCAATGTCTGATTCCTTGTTCTGATGAGCAGCCAatgcaacttcattttttttattgtcatAAGTTGTGGATAAGTGTTTCAGCACTAAGTACAGACCCCTTTCTTCCTTACCAATTTCCTTCACCTTTCCACTGTAAAGTTCCTGAAAAAACACAAAAGTTAGGAAAGAAGGTGACTGAACAACCTAATTCCCTTGTGATTTTACTGACTGACAACAAGTTGTACTTGAAATAGGGAATTTGTAACACATTTGAGATCACACTTCTTTCTGAGAGGACACAAGAACCA belongs to Solanum stenotomum isolate F172 chromosome 1, ASM1918654v1, whole genome shotgun sequence and includes:
- the LOC125858686 gene encoding uncharacterized mitochondrial protein AtMg00810-like, with the protein product MIIIVLVYVDDMLITGSFLKLIEYTKKALQQAFKMKDLGELKYFLGIEFTRSTTGTLMHQRKYALELITEVGMSAAKPAGTPIDINVKLTSKLYDENVNKTQDESNDPLVDQTMYQRLIEKLLYLNMTWPDISFITQTLRQFLQQPKKSHLDGCLKGYWASCLLTRKFVTGYMIKIGQSLVSWKEKKQTTDSRSSAEAEYRSLASTVLELVWLLGMLKEVGVEVQLPVQICSDSKAAI